One Vigna unguiculata cultivar IT97K-499-35 chromosome 11, ASM411807v1, whole genome shotgun sequence DNA window includes the following coding sequences:
- the LOC114170393 gene encoding uncharacterized protein LOC114170393: MEENDCKNARLRRKLVLQQRFNARSNQHADLENNNNFHSIKSRFQSTIVSVNNISNSSTTLVEDPIQINLMTSQSSATTITYNTPCVLSNSIHRSYVQNNYNCSASATSGVQNHSYSVSNNKVVKYPFQIIQSLQNRFNLHDETTTEQHCSDTTNDDSTRTTYEGDSTSTTITNELYCKGELQELLNIGDPCLECQYCQAQLWYEERAEKSNTSKEVQFSLCCQKGKVQIPLLKKPPDLLEGLLNGVDRRSKSFLQNIRLYNSMFSFTSIGGKIDTSMNNGSAPPQFILNGQNYHRIGSLLPERGSKPKFAQLYIYDTENELSNRLKHFRSNSKESDLDQSLVADLIQMIDTHNVLAKSFRRVRELSLQHMESDFTLRLFRGRNKDPRVYNTPSCDEIAALIVGDFRNLDVGRDIIVKKFSGELTRLHETHTAFIPLQYPLMFPYGEDGYQEDIPIRESHSRSQSRVRIRISLREFIAFRIQQRSIEPGNIVNACRLFQQFLVDCYTMVEAQRLSFIRANQKLIRCDILNGLQEVVNRGETDPSLIGRRIVLPASFTGGTRYMFNNCQDAMAICKKFGYPDLFITITCNVNWSEIRDFVLPKGLSPSDRPDIVCRVFKMKLDEMMTDFRKKDFFGKTTAGMYTVEFQKRGLPHAHILLWLDGESKLKNSTDIDKVISAELPNADLYPKLEKVVASYMMHGPCGPARYTSPCMKEGRCSKFYPKKFTSSTSIDEDGYPCYRRLDNGRFVEKNGIKLDNRSVVPYNPPLLMRYQAHVNTEYCNKTNSIKYLFKYVNKGPDRATLKISNNSAQCDKETIIDEIKRYYDCRYLSPCEAAWRIFAFDIHHRWPPVQRLTFHLPGQQSTLFKDNDDINVICNRYENANTMFLAWFEANKVYTEGKELTYSEFPSKFVWFAKEKEWKPRKKGYNIGRLTYIPPGSGELYYLRILLTIQKGCIDYESIKTIDGKFYETYQDACYALGLLADDKEYIDAIKEASEFASGYELRRLFVTLLSMNTISKPDIVWNSTWSILCDGILYQKRKEMRLPALQIETAELQKICLMEIQEMLMSNGRCLKDYPSLPQLDISDVHTFNNRFIVDELQYNKEDMAKEHDILLKALNDEQMHVYQDIMTAVVSNKGGFFFLYGYGGTGKTFMWKTLSAALRSKGMIVLNVASSGIASLLLPGGKTAHSTFCIPLLINDESTCNIAQGTLRAKLLMATNLIIWDEAPMMNRMCFEAFDRTLRDIMRNVDDANNDKPFGGKAVVLGGDFRQILPVIKKGSRFDIIKSAINYSELWNCCKVLKLSKNMRLSTTTNNQTANDIKEFADWILKIGDGQMDLNENGECMVEIPEELLIINTDVPLLSLVEFVYPQFVVNMMNPNYFDDGAILCPTNDSVEQVNDFMLSLLGGEEVTYLSSDTPCQSDEQDEVQSEWFTSEFLNDIKCSGIPNHKLKLKTGVPIMLLRNIDQAKGLCNGTRLQVNHLGKNVISATVITGKNIGDKIFIPRMDLVPSDSGLPFKFQRRQFPISLCFAMTINKSQGQTLSRVGLYLPQPVFTHGQLYVAISRVKTKRGLKILILDENGNITNTTKNVVYKEIFETL; the protein is encoded by the exons TTTCTGTAAACAATATATCAAATTCTTCAACTACTTTAGTTGAAGATCcaattcaaataaacttaatgacTTCACAATCCTCAGCTACTACCATAACATACAATACTCCTTGTG TTCTCAGCAATAGCATTCACAGAAGTTAtgtacaaaataattacaattgcAGTGCAA GTGCCACATCTGGAGTTCAAAATCATTCATATTCTGTCTCTAACaataaagttgtcaaatatCCTTTTCAAATCATACAATCACTTCAAAACAGATTCAATCTTCATGATGAAACAACAACAGAACAACATTGTTCAGACACAacaaatgatgattcaacaagaaCAACATATGAAG GAGATAGTACAAGTACTACAATTACAAACGAATTGTATTGCAAAGGAGAGTTACAAG AACTACTCAATATTGGAGATCCTTGCTTGGAATGCCAATACTGTCAAGCTCAACTGTGGTATGAAGAAAGAGCAGAAAAAAGTAACACATCAAAGGAAGTTCAATTTTCATTATGTTGCCAAAAGGGAAAAGTACAAAttccactactaaaaaaacCACCTGATCTTCTTGAAGGTTTGTTAAATGGTGTAGATCGTAGAAGCAAATCATTTTTACAGAATATAAGACTCTACAATAGCATGTTTTCATTTACTTCAATTGGTGGTAAGATAGATACTTCAATGAACAATGGTTCTGCTCCACCACAATTTATTCTTAATGGTCAGAACTATCATCGTATTGGAAGTTTATTGCCAGAACGTGGATCAAAGCCAAAGTTTGCACAACTTTACATATATGACACCGAAAATGAATTGAGTAACAGACTAAAGCATTTCAG gTCTAACAGCAAGGAATCTGATCTAGATCAATCATTGGTTGCTGATTTGATTCAAATGATTGACACTCACAATGTTCTTGCGAAATCTTTCAGAAGAGTAAGAGAATTGTCACTGCAACATATGGAATCAGATTTCACACTAAGACTATTTAGAGGCAGAAACAAAGACCCTAGAGTATACAACACACCTTCATGTGATGAAATAGCTGCTCTAATAGTTGGTGATTTTCGCAATCTGGATGTAGGCAGAGATATCATTGTCAAGAAATTTTCTGGTGAATTAACAAGACTGCATGAAACTCACACAGCTTTCATTCCACTTCAGTATCCTCTAATGTTTCCATATGGAGAAGATGGTTATCAAGAAGATATTCCAATCAGAGAGTCTCATTCAAGAAGTCAATCCAGGGTCAGAATTAGAATTTCGTTGCGAGAATTTATTGCATTTAGAATACAACAAAGATCTATAGAACCTGGAAATATTGTGAATGCATGTAGATTATTCCAACAGTTTTTGGTTGATTGTTATACAATGGTAGAAGCACAACGACTGTCGTTCATTAGAGCTAATCAAAAGTTAATTCGTTGTGATATTCTTAATGGATTACAAGAGGTTGTTAATAGAGGAGAGACAGATCCTTCTTTAATTGGAAGACGTATTGTACTGCCTGCTTCATTCACTGGTGGTACAAGATACATGTTCAACAATTGTCAAGATGCTATGGCTATTTGTAAAAAGTTTGGCTATCCTGATTTGTTCATTACTATAACATGCAATGTCAATTGGAGCGAAATAAGAGACTTTGTTTTACCAAAAGGGTTGTCACCATCAGATAGACCTGATATTGTATGTAGAGTATTCAAAATGAAGCTGGATGAAATGATGACAGATTTCAGAAAAAAGGACTTCTTTGGAAAAACCACTGCAG GAATGTACACAGTAGAATTTCAAAAGAGAGGTTTACCTCATGCACATATACTTTTATGGTTGGATGGAGAAAGCAAATTGAAAAATTCAACTgatattgataaagtaatatCAGCTGAATTGCCCAATGCGGATTTGTATCCAAAATTGGAAAAAGTTGTAGCAAGTTACATGATGCATGGACCATGCGGACCTGCGAGATATACTTCACCTTGCATGAAAGAAGGAAGATGTTCCAAATTTTATCCTAAAAAATTCACATCTTCAACTTCTATTGATGAAGATGGATATCCATGCTATAGAAGACTTGATAATGGTAGATTTGTTGAGAAGAATGGAATTAAGCTGGACAACAGAAGTGTTGTTCCTTACAATCCACCACTTCTAATGAGGTATCAAGCTCACGTGAATACAGAGTATTGCAACAAGaccaattcaataaaatatttgttcaaatatgtcaaCAAGGGTCCTGACAGAGCTACTCTTaaaataagcaacaactctGCACAATGTGACAAAGAAACCATTATTGATGAGATCAAGAGGTATTATGATTGTAGGTATTTATCACCATGTGAAGCAGCTTGGCGAATATTTGCTTTTGACATCCATCACAGATGGCCTCCTGTTCAGAGATTGACATTCCATCTTCCTGGACAACAATCAACTTTGTTTAAAGATAATGATGATATTAATGTGATCTGCAACAG GTACGAAAATGCTAACACAATgtttctagcttggtttgaGGCTAACAAAGTTTATACAGAAGGAAAAGAATTGACTTATTCTGAATTTCCAAGCAAATTTGTGTGGTTtgctaaagaaaaagaatggaaaccaaggaagaaaggCTACAACATTGGTAGACTTACTTATATTCCTCCGGGCTCTGGAGAACTTTATTATTTGAGGATATTACTGACAATTcaaaaaggttgtattgatTATGAAAGCATAAAGACCATTGATGGGAAATTTTATGAAACATACCAAGATGCTTGCTATGCTTTGGGATTGTTGGCAGACGATAAagaatatattgatgcaatcaAAGAAGCAAGTGAATTTGCTTCGGGGTATGAACTTAGAAgattatttgttactttgttgTCCATGAATACAATTTCTAAACCAGATATAGTTTGGAATTCTACATGGAGTATCTTGTGTGATGGAATTTTGTACCaaaagagaaaggaaatgaGATTACCAG ctcttcaaattgagactgctgaattacaaaaaatatgtcTCATGGAAATACAAGAAATGCTAATGTCAAATGGTAGATGTTTGAAAGATTATCCTTCATTACCTCAACTTGATATTTCAGATGTACATACATTCAATAACAGATTTATTGTTGATGAGCTGCAATACAATAAAGAAGACATGGCAAAAGAACATGATATTTTGCTTAAAGCACTGAATGATGAACAAATGCATGTATATCAGGATATCATGACAGCAGTTGTTTCAAACAAGGGaggattcttctttttatatggCTATGGTGGTACAGGTAAAACGTTTatgtggaagacattgtcagcTGCTCTAAGAAGTAAGGGCATGATTGTTTTGAACGTAGCATCAAGTGGAATTGCTTCTTTACTACTTCCTGGTGGAAAAACAGCACACTCTACCTTCTGCATCCCACTGTTAATTAATGATGAATCAACTTGCAACATAGCGCAAGGTACTCTCCGTGCTAAACTTCTGATGGCAACCAATTTAATTAtctgggatgaagcaccaatgatgaatagaatgtgctttgaggcatttgatagaacactaagagatattatgcgaaatgttgatgatgccaataatgacaaaccatttggtggCAAAGCAGTTGTCTTGGGAGGTGACTTCAGACAAATTCTACCCGTTATAAAGAAAGGATCTAGGtttgatatcatcaaatcaGCCATCAACTATTCAGAGTTATGGAATTGTTGTAAAGTGCTCAAACTGTCCAAGAACATGAGATTAAGTACTACAACAAACAATCAAACAGCCAATGATATCAaagaatttgctgattggatattgAAAATTGGAGATGGCCAAATGGATttaaatgagaatggtgagtgCATGGTAGAAATTCCAGAAGAGCTGCTTATTATAAATACAGATGTACCTTTATTGTCATTGGTTGAATTTGTCTATCCTCAATTTGTGGTTAACATGATGAATccaaattattttgatgatggagcAATCTTGTGCCCAACTAATGATTCTGTAGAGCAAGTCAATGATTTCATGTTGTCTTTATTAGGTGGTGAAGAGGTGACTTATTTAAGTTCAGATACACCTTGCCAATCTGATGAACAAGATGAAGTTCAATCTGAATGGTTTACAtctgaatttttaaatgatatcaaatgttcagGGATACCAAATCATAAACTCAAGCTCAAAACAGGTGTGCCAATTATGCTCTTGAGAAATATTGATCAAGCAAAAGGTCTTTGCAATGGCACAAGATTGCAAGTCAACCATTTGGGTAAAAATGTAATCTCTGCAACTGTAATTACTGGAAAAAACATTGGTGACAAAATTTTTATTCCAAGAATGGATTTAGTGCCATCTGATTCAGGATTGCCTTTCAAATTCCAAAGAAGACAGTTCCCAATTTCATTATGCTTTGCAATGACAATTAACAAAAGTCAAGGACAAACACTTTCTAGAGTGGGACTTTATCTTCCACAACCTGTATTCACACATGGCCAACTATATGTTGCTATTTCTAGAGTGAAAACCAAGAGAggattgaaaatacttatattggatGAGAATGGAAATATcacaaacacaactaaaaatgttgtctacaaagaaatttttgaaactctttga
- the LOC114169077 gene encoding uncharacterized protein LOC114169077 — protein MELMLVPPPWLEQLLSTTFFTMCETHINTPKNECNMYCLDCKDQSFCFYCKQSWHKDHQVIQIRRSSYHDVVRVSEIQKVLDISGVQTYVINSARVIFLNERPQNQSKTNNMVGGGKNNSHLCEICRRNLLDPFRFCSLGCKVVGTKKNGNASFVLSAKKDEEIGRMHEGMRRRLPSKEELREGIHKQVYQNTSSNSHIRPTLQHGCSNSRRRKGVPHRAPLGP, from the exons ATG GAATTGATGTTGGTGCCTCCACCATGGCTGGAACAACTCTTGTCCACCACATTCTTCACCATGTGCGAAACTCACATCAACACACCCAAAAACGAATGCAACATGTATTGCCTCGATTGCAAGGATCAATCATTCTGTTTCTATTGCAAACAATCTTGGCACAAGGATCATCAAGTAATTCAA ATAAGGAGATCTTCGTATCATGATGTTGTGAGGGTATCAGAGATTCAGAAAGTTTTGGATATCAGTGGAGTTCAGACTTATGTTATCAACAGTGCTAGAGTTATTTTTCTGAATGAGAGGCCTCAGAATCAATCAAAAACCAATAACATGGTTGGTGGTGGAAAAAACAACTCTCATTTGTGTGAAATTTGCAGAAGGAATCTCTTAGATCCTTTTCGTTTCTGTTCTTTAGGATGCAAG gtTGTAGGAACAAAGAAGAATGGGAATGCGAGTTTTGTCTTAAGCGCAAAGAAAGACGAAGAAATAGGGAGAATGCATGAAGGAATGCGAAGAAGGTTGCCATCAAAGGAAGAATTGCGTGAAGGAATCCACAAACAAGTGTACCAAAACACGTCTTCTAATTCACATATAAGGCCAACCCTACAACATGGTTGTTCAAATTCAAGGAGAAGAAAAGGGGTACCTCATAGGGCACCTTTAGGTCCATAA